From Vogesella sp. XCS3, the proteins below share one genomic window:
- a CDS encoding EscU/YscU/HrcU family type III secretion system export apparatus switch protein, with translation MKPVRADGRRSAVALKYKDGASAPTVVAKGYGQTAERIIEHAKDAGVFVHDSPELVNLLMQVDLDSHIPPELYRAVAEVLAFVYFLEQHAKGEKLDFAQWLAMRRPPPVAVAADNGAKQ, from the coding sequence ATGAAGCCAGTACGGGCTGATGGCCGCCGCTCCGCGGTAGCGCTCAAGTACAAGGATGGCGCCAGTGCGCCAACTGTCGTAGCCAAAGGCTACGGCCAGACGGCCGAGCGCATCATCGAGCACGCCAAAGACGCGGGCGTGTTCGTGCACGACTCCCCCGAGCTGGTCAACCTGCTGATGCAGGTGGACCTGGACAGCCATATCCCGCCCGAGCTTTACCGCGCCGTGGCCGAGGTATTGGCTTTTGTCTATTTCCTGGAACAGCACGCCAAGGGCGAAAAACTCGACTTTGCACAATGGCTGGCCATGCGCCGGCCCCCCCCTGTTGCCGTCGCGGCAGATAACGGAGCCAAACAATGA
- a CDS encoding flagellar hook-length control protein FliK, whose product MISPLSQGLPGLQTGTSELAGNPLSAAQAIKLSREQGRLLLEASSTPARMPVLQGGETILAKISERLPDGRIAAQIKGEPFLLNVPQGATLQGEDLRLRVATTQPLAFLLLDADDLKPAPSPADTPSTKQSQALAQALQLAAGSEGVELETLTQPQGKLPAFQSGEWVMARVAERLPDGSAAVLVKNAAFTLKAPGDGQALRADPLMLRVRATEPVLSFTQVNLSQAAASDKSAPVSFSTASRYLSSLLASGNTVQGSTATAASASLANALPAAAQLEGKPLSDVIANRLAAGLAAMPAALRAHATQAALLPDPAQPAPAHETHLKATVEKSGVFYEAHQKAWVDGRLSLDELKQEPQARLATPLTTADASAAKHVVTPEAGHLVQRQLDTLEQHQFMYTGQAWPGQLVQWQIQPEQGGEREGNGQQEMRAWHTNLAMSLPALGGLAARLRLVGNQVQLTFDTDNPEAATLIEQYRQQLAGSMEAAGLALASLQVRHEASTG is encoded by the coding sequence ATGATCTCCCCACTCTCCCAGGGTTTGCCCGGTCTGCAGACAGGTACATCCGAGCTGGCCGGCAACCCCCTTAGCGCAGCACAGGCCATCAAGCTTAGCCGAGAGCAGGGGCGTTTACTGCTGGAAGCCAGTAGTACCCCGGCGCGCATGCCGGTACTGCAAGGTGGCGAAACCATTCTGGCCAAGATCAGCGAGCGTCTGCCTGATGGCCGTATCGCGGCCCAGATAAAGGGCGAACCATTTTTGCTGAATGTGCCGCAGGGAGCCACGCTGCAAGGCGAAGACCTGCGGTTGCGGGTGGCTACTACCCAGCCGCTGGCCTTCCTGCTGCTGGATGCCGACGATCTCAAACCCGCGCCTTCGCCTGCGGATACGCCAAGCACCAAGCAGTCGCAGGCCCTGGCCCAAGCCCTGCAGTTGGCCGCAGGCAGCGAGGGGGTCGAGCTGGAAACTCTTACCCAGCCACAGGGCAAGCTACCGGCTTTCCAGTCTGGCGAATGGGTGATGGCCAGAGTGGCAGAACGTCTACCTGATGGTAGTGCTGCCGTTCTGGTAAAAAATGCAGCGTTTACCCTGAAAGCACCCGGAGATGGCCAGGCACTGCGCGCCGACCCTTTAATGTTGCGCGTGCGTGCTACTGAGCCGGTACTCAGTTTTACCCAAGTCAATCTGTCGCAAGCCGCTGCCAGCGACAAATCAGCCCCTGTATCGTTTAGCACCGCTTCGCGCTATCTGAGCAGCCTGTTGGCATCAGGCAATACCGTGCAGGGGTCTACCGCAACGGCGGCCTCTGCCTCACTGGCCAATGCCTTGCCTGCTGCCGCGCAGTTGGAAGGAAAGCCGCTGTCGGATGTCATTGCCAACCGCCTGGCCGCAGGGTTGGCCGCTATGCCTGCTGCGTTACGTGCCCATGCCACCCAGGCGGCTTTGCTGCCCGACCCGGCACAGCCGGCACCCGCGCACGAAACCCACCTCAAGGCCACGGTTGAAAAGAGTGGGGTATTCTACGAAGCCCATCAGAAAGCCTGGGTCGATGGCCGCCTGTCGCTGGATGAGCTCAAGCAAGAGCCGCAGGCGCGGCTGGCAACGCCCCTGACGACTGCCGACGCGAGTGCCGCCAAGCACGTCGTAACGCCTGAAGCGGGCCACTTGGTACAGCGCCAGCTTGATACCCTGGAGCAGCACCAGTTCATGTACACCGGCCAAGCGTGGCCCGGCCAGCTGGTACAATGGCAGATCCAGCCCGAGCAGGGCGGTGAGCGCGAGGGTAACGGCCAGCAAGAGATGCGCGCATGGCATACCAACCTGGCCATGAGTTTGCCGGCATTGGGCGGCCTGGCCGCACGCTTGCGTCTGGTAGGTAACCAGGTGCAGCTCACCTTTGATACCGATAACCCCGAAGCCGCCACCCTGATAGAACAATACCGTCAGCAGCTGGCCGGCTCGATGGAAGCCGCCGGTCTGGCACTGGCCAGCTTGCAGGTAAGACATGAAGCCAGTACGGGCTGA
- a CDS encoding DUF2802 domain-containing protein codes for MNTTDWLLFLIVVLQSGIVFWLWRRIDMMESERRVEASTFDHLQRQISALQRTVQEIPPAPRTDATVVPPPVRPQPRQQPLATTEGASPYNQAIELFKRGFSTADVAERCGISRSEAELILSLYRNSPTA; via the coding sequence ATGAATACCACCGATTGGCTATTATTTTTGATTGTCGTGCTGCAGTCCGGCATTGTGTTCTGGCTCTGGCGTCGTATTGACATGATGGAGTCCGAGCGCAGGGTTGAAGCCAGTACCTTTGACCACTTGCAGCGACAAATCAGTGCCTTGCAGCGCACGGTGCAGGAGATACCTCCGGCACCACGCACCGACGCTACCGTAGTCCCTCCCCCTGTCAGACCGCAGCCTCGCCAGCAGCCACTCGCCACTACTGAGGGCGCCAGCCCCTATAACCAGGCTATCGAGCTGTTCAAGCGTGGCTTCTCTACTGCGGATGTGGCCGAACGCTGCGGTATCTCGCGCAGCGAGGCCGAGTTGATCCTTTCCTTGTACCGCAATAGTCCTACTGCATGA
- a CDS encoding flagellar protein FliT → MSRYSELTAQMLAVAQCEDWEAWLLLDEQRDPCFARLRESLQVDALDEQTRAILIETLQQNQQMETLVASRHHELSEMLQSLRQQQKISTVYR, encoded by the coding sequence TTGTCGCGTTATTCCGAGCTCACCGCCCAGATGCTGGCTGTCGCGCAGTGCGAAGACTGGGAGGCTTGGCTGTTGCTGGATGAGCAGCGCGACCCATGCTTTGCCCGCCTTCGCGAAAGCTTGCAAGTCGACGCGCTGGATGAGCAAACACGTGCCATATTGATAGAAACCTTGCAGCAAAATCAACAGATGGAAACGCTGGTTGCCAGCCGTCATCACGAGCTTTCCGAGATGCTGCAGAGTTTACGCCAGCAGCAGAAGATATCTACCGTATACCGCTAG
- the fliS gene encoding flagellar export chaperone FliS translates to MNRLALQQLNKAYQSDALEASVYGASPVGLIVMLYEGAISALRKAQGEIALNNYIAKGKLIGKGLDIINGLDTVLNLEKGGEVTANLRELYLYMKHRLGVANMKNDAEILGEVILLLEDLLGAWKQLDKMQGAGQRVGQV, encoded by the coding sequence ATGAATCGACTGGCATTGCAGCAATTGAACAAAGCGTACCAATCCGATGCTCTTGAGGCCTCGGTATATGGCGCTAGCCCTGTCGGTTTGATCGTAATGTTGTACGAAGGCGCTATCTCGGCTCTACGCAAGGCGCAGGGCGAGATTGCACTTAACAACTACATTGCAAAAGGCAAACTCATCGGTAAGGGCCTGGACATTATCAATGGCCTGGATACGGTGCTTAACCTTGAAAAAGGTGGTGAGGTGACTGCCAACCTACGGGAGTTATACCTCTACATGAAGCACCGTCTTGGTGTGGCAAACATGAAGAATGACGCTGAAATACTGGGTGAGGTGATTTTGCTGCTCGAAGACCTGCTCGGAGCCTGGAAACAGCTGGACAAGATGCAGGGGGCTGGACAGCGGGTTGGGCAGGTTTGA
- the fliD gene encoding flagellar filament capping protein FliD produces the protein MAAITTAGSNFDVQGLVSQLMSLEQAPMTSSKNRINTYNNQVSSLGKLKSTLSDFQTSLRGLISGSALNANKTDSSDASAVKASAGSTAASGTYVVNVTSLAAAQTLALSSYDGSTGKITSNTQSLGNATGGDLSIAFGSGTTLSVTIGANASLQSISDAINAKGGDVSASVVNSGTDGYKLALSSKKAGNDGAFSLTGGAALGLGFLDFDRTSTAASNLAKRTAAPSDAQFTVNGVAITASSNKVTEALTGLELNLYKTGTATVTVTRDDDAVIKNVQAFVDGFNKIKSQIDSMYKQSSSQVTDADGKVIGTAVRLDSGARMIMQDLTAEMTVGLAGVSLESGLGYLSQAGIALQKDGSLKLDSEAFKKALNKDSTAVYKLFSNSNADGYADRLNDKLNKMLGPEGMVQVRTDSLNQQVTYEKQKQDQIQARLDMMQKRYMTQFSALDAALAKMKNQSSYMASMLG, from the coding sequence ATGGCCGCAATCACCACCGCCGGCAGTAACTTCGATGTGCAGGGACTGGTATCCCAGTTGATGTCGCTGGAGCAGGCTCCGATGACATCCAGCAAGAATCGGATCAATACTTATAACAATCAGGTCTCGTCATTAGGTAAGCTGAAATCGACCTTGTCGGATTTTCAGACATCTCTGCGAGGCTTGATTTCCGGTTCGGCATTGAATGCCAACAAGACCGACAGCAGTGATGCAAGTGCGGTCAAAGCCAGTGCAGGTTCAACTGCGGCTTCTGGCACCTATGTGGTAAATGTTACGTCGCTGGCGGCCGCTCAGACATTGGCGCTAAGCAGTTATGACGGCAGCACAGGTAAGATCACTTCCAATACTCAAAGTCTGGGTAATGCTACTGGAGGTGATCTGAGCATTGCTTTCGGATCTGGCACTACATTGAGCGTGACGATCGGCGCCAATGCGTCGCTGCAGTCGATCAGTGACGCCATTAATGCCAAAGGAGGAGATGTCTCCGCTTCCGTTGTCAATAGTGGGACTGATGGTTACAAGCTCGCACTGAGTAGCAAAAAAGCGGGTAATGATGGTGCATTCTCGTTGACGGGCGGCGCGGCACTGGGTTTGGGATTTTTGGATTTTGACCGTACTAGTACGGCAGCGTCCAACCTGGCCAAACGCACCGCAGCACCTAGCGACGCGCAGTTCACGGTAAACGGGGTAGCCATTACGGCATCTTCCAACAAGGTTACTGAGGCATTGACCGGTCTGGAGTTAAACCTGTACAAGACTGGGACCGCTACCGTCACCGTAACGCGTGATGACGACGCTGTTATCAAGAATGTGCAGGCGTTTGTTGATGGCTTCAATAAAATCAAAAGCCAGATCGATAGTATGTATAAGCAGAGCAGCAGCCAGGTTACCGATGCTGACGGCAAGGTGATAGGGACGGCGGTAAGGCTAGATAGCGGTGCTCGCATGATCATGCAGGACCTGACCGCTGAAATGACAGTAGGCCTTGCCGGCGTATCGCTTGAGTCTGGTTTGGGTTATTTGTCACAGGCTGGTATTGCATTGCAGAAAGACGGTAGCCTAAAGTTGGATAGTGAAGCGTTCAAGAAGGCACTGAATAAAGACTCAACGGCAGTGTACAAGCTGTTCAGTAACAGCAATGCCGATGGGTACGCTGACCGTCTGAACGACAAACTCAACAAAATGCTGGGCCCCGAAGGCATGGTACAGGTACGTACCGATAGCCTGAATCAGCAAGTCACGTACGAAAAGCAGAAGCAGGACCAGATCCAGGCGCGTTTGGACATGATGCAGAAGCGTTATATGACGCAATTCTCGGCACTGGATGCTGCGTTGGCCAAAATGAAGAACCAAAGTAGCTATATGGCATCAATGCTTGGTTGA
- a CDS encoding flagellar protein FlaG, with the protein MQIGSVTGGFQPLGLTAKQQVELPQQLSKDGEAAGTIKPETLKAVSGVKETEAKEQAKSKADQQVFSQSDLADAVKKLNDTVKLYKGDLQFTVDDDTQMQIVKVVDKSSKEVIRQIPSPEVIRIAKAIEDFRSILLHDEA; encoded by the coding sequence ATGCAAATCGGATCAGTAACGGGGGGCTTTCAACCTTTGGGCCTGACTGCCAAGCAACAGGTAGAGTTGCCGCAACAGCTCTCCAAAGACGGAGAGGCTGCGGGTACCATCAAACCTGAGACTTTAAAGGCAGTAAGTGGCGTTAAAGAGACCGAAGCAAAAGAGCAGGCCAAAAGTAAGGCTGATCAGCAGGTATTCAGCCAGTCAGACCTGGCAGATGCCGTCAAAAAGCTGAATGACACGGTAAAGCTTTACAAGGGTGATCTGCAGTTCACGGTAGACGACGATACCCAGATGCAGATCGTCAAGGTAGTTGACAAAAGCAGCAAGGAAGTGATTAGGCAGATTCCTTCGCCTGAAGTCATCCGTATTGCGAAGGCCATCGAGGATTTTCGCAGTATCCTGCTGCACGACGAGGCTTAG
- a CDS encoding flagellin has product MPIIVNSNIASLNAQRNLNQSNSALASSLQKLSSGLRVNSAKDDAAGLAVSEGLSSQIRGNSQGIRNAYDGISVAQTAESALGQVGNNLQRIREISVQAANGSISDDNRSQLQKEVDQLTQEVSRIVQTTNFNGTKLLTGGSGLTFQVGSSGSTDNQVTTSGVELSGISAYSGSLTATGTVNVSSSGSASAAIASMDAAIRTVTNTRATFGSIQNRFEAVIANTQAYVENLSASKSRIMDTDFASETASLTRNQILQQAGTAILGQANTVPQAALSLLR; this is encoded by the coding sequence ATGCCTATCATCGTAAATAGTAACATTGCCTCGCTCAATGCGCAGCGCAACCTGAACCAGTCCAACTCGGCACTGGCTTCTTCCCTGCAAAAGCTGTCCTCCGGCTTACGCGTAAACTCTGCCAAGGATGACGCCGCTGGTCTGGCGGTCTCTGAAGGTCTCTCTTCGCAGATCCGGGGTAATTCCCAGGGTATTCGAAACGCCTACGATGGTATTTCGGTAGCCCAGACAGCTGAAAGTGCCTTGGGCCAAGTAGGAAACAACCTGCAGCGTATCCGTGAAATATCAGTGCAGGCGGCTAACGGCTCCATCTCGGATGACAACCGTTCGCAGCTGCAGAAAGAGGTAGACCAACTGACTCAGGAAGTATCGCGTATCGTTCAAACCACGAACTTTAACGGAACCAAACTGCTCACAGGTGGCTCCGGTCTGACCTTCCAGGTAGGCTCCTCTGGCTCTACAGATAACCAGGTGACCACTAGTGGTGTCGAACTGTCTGGTATCTCTGCGTATAGTGGCTCGCTGACCGCTACCGGTACGGTGAACGTATCGTCCTCCGGTTCTGCATCGGCTGCGATTGCTTCTATGGATGCGGCCATCCGTACCGTGACCAATACGCGTGCCACTTTCGGTTCCATCCAGAACCGTTTCGAGGCTGTGATTGCCAACACCCAGGCTTACGTGGAGAACCTTAGTGCATCGAAGAGCCGTATCATGGACACCGACTTTGCCTCTGAAACTGCCTCGTTGACTCGTAATCAGATCCTGCAACAGGCTGGTACTGCCATTCTGGGTCAGGCCAACACCGTGCCGCAGGCTGCGCTGTCCTTGCTACGTTAA
- a CDS encoding flagellin yields the protein MSIIVNSNIASLNAQRNLNMSNTALAGSLQKLSSGLRVNSAKDDAAGLAVAEGLTSQIRGNNQGVRNAYDGISVAQTAESALGQVGNNLQRIREVAVQAANGGVSDDNRSQLQKEVDQLTQEISRIVQTTNFNGTKLLTGGSGLTFQVGASGSADNQVATSGVEMSGIAGYSGSLTATGTVNVSSSGAASAAIASMDASIRTVTNTRATFGSVQNRFEAVIANMQAFTENLSASRSRIMDTDFAAETAQLTRNQILQQAGTSILGQANQVPQAAISLLRG from the coding sequence ATGTCCATTATCGTTAACAGCAACATCGCATCCCTGAATGCACAGCGCAACCTGAACATGTCCAATACTGCGTTGGCTGGCTCGTTGCAGAAACTGTCCTCCGGTCTGCGCGTGAACAGCGCCAAAGATGATGCCGCTGGCTTGGCCGTGGCAGAAGGCCTGACCTCGCAGATTCGCGGTAACAACCAGGGTGTGCGTAACGCCTACGACGGTATCTCGGTAGCACAGACCGCTGAAAGTGCGCTGGGACAGGTAGGCAACAACCTGCAGCGTATCCGTGAAGTAGCAGTACAGGCTGCCAACGGTGGTGTTTCGGATGACAACCGTTCCCAGCTGCAAAAAGAAGTAGATCAGCTGACGCAGGAAATCTCCCGCATCGTACAGACCACTAACTTTAACGGCACCAAGCTGCTGACCGGCGGTTCCGGCCTGACCTTCCAGGTAGGTGCGTCTGGTTCTGCAGATAACCAGGTGGCCACAAGTGGTGTAGAGATGAGCGGTATTGCAGGTTACAGCGGCTCGTTGACTGCCACCGGTACTGTAAACGTGAGTTCGTCGGGTGCTGCCTCTGCGGCGATCGCGTCGATGGATGCTTCGATCCGCACCGTTACCAACACACGTGCCACCTTCGGTTCGGTACAAAACCGTTTTGAAGCAGTAATCGCCAACATGCAGGCGTTTACTGAAAACTTGTCGGCTTCCCGCAGCCGTATCATGGATACCGACTTCGCCGCTGAAACCGCACAGCTGACCCGTAACCAGATTCTGCAGCAGGCTGGTACGTCCATCCTGGGGCAGGCAAACCAAGTACCACAGGCAGCCATTTCCCTGCTACGTGGCTAA